TCCCAGACCTCGGTGACCCGGAAGCCGCCGTCCACCGGGCCCCCGACGTGGGAGATGAGGCCGGGGTTGGACACGTCCTCGAAGCGGGTGAAGCCCTGGCCGGCGGTGACGCGGTGGATGACCGTGTCGTAGAGGTCGGGGCCGGCGCCGGGGAAGTCGAAGGTGACGATGATGGCCATCTGGGGTCTCTTTCGGTGCGGTGGTCTTGTCAGTCCTGGGCTTCGAAGGTGTCCGGGACCGGGAGGGTGGACCAGTTCGGGACCGGCCAGGCGACGACGATGGCCCGGCCGACCACGTCGGTGAGGGGGACCATGCCGCCCCGGCCGTCGTTCTGGTGGTAGCGGGAGTCCTGGGAGTGCTGGCGGTGGTCGCCCATCACCCAGAGGTGGCCGGCCGGGACGGTGATCCTGAACTGGCCGCCGGCGTCGTTGCTGCACGGGGTGTTGCCCTCGTAGACGTACGGCTCGTCCAGCGGCTTGCCGTTGAGCTTGACCGGACCCGTGCCCTGGCATTCGACCGTGTCGCCGGCCACGCCGATGACGCGCTTGATCAGGTGCTGTTCGCCGGCCGCCGGCATCAGGCCGACGAAGCCGAGGACCTTCTGGGTGGTGCTGGGCGGCTTCAGCTCGTGGCCGGCGAGCCAGTCGGCGGGGTCGCGGAAGACGACGACCTCGCCGCGGTCGGGCTCCGAGCCGAACCAGGGGGTGAGCTTGTCGACCAGGACCCGGTCGTCCTCCTGGAGGGTGTTCTGCATGGACCCCGAGGGGATCAGGAACGCCTGCACCAGGAAGGTCTTGATCAGGAAGGCCAGCACCAGCGCGACCGCGGCCAGCAGCGGGTACTCCACCCAGGGGGAGAGGCGGCGGCGCTTCGGCGGCCGGGTGCCGGAGGCCGGCGCCTCGGGTTCGGGCCGCAAGTCCGTCGCCACGTCTCCCGCGTCCGTCACGTCCGCCGTCCCCGATTCAGTTGGTTCCTGCCGCATGGGA
The Streptomyces roseofulvus genome window above contains:
- the lepB gene encoding signal peptidase I codes for the protein MRQEPTESGTADVTDAGDVATDLRPEPEAPASGTRPPKRRRLSPWVEYPLLAAVALVLAFLIKTFLVQAFLIPSGSMQNTLQEDDRVLVDKLTPWFGSEPDRGEVVVFRDPADWLAGHELKPPSTTQKVLGFVGLMPAAGEQHLIKRVIGVAGDTVECQGTGPVKLNGKPLDEPYVYEGNTPCSNDAGGQFRITVPAGHLWVMGDHRQHSQDSRYHQNDGRGGMVPLTDVVGRAIVVAWPVPNWSTLPVPDTFEAQD